From one Trifolium pratense cultivar HEN17-A07 linkage group LG1, ARS_RC_1.1, whole genome shotgun sequence genomic stretch:
- the LOC123904600 gene encoding putative defensin-like protein 234 has translation MMKVGSILLAVGILFALFNLNYGSDVVQKDDFKFCRQSMTLSGNCQNSPTCFTVFNAKYGASATTHNCNCQDAGKSHTCSCCINCDYTDGKTPC, from the exons ATGATGAAAGTAGGAAGCATTCTCTTAGCCGTTGGAATTTTATTTGCTCTCTTCAACCTCAACTACGGCTCAG atgtggtgcaaaaagatgatttcaaattttgtcgcCAAAGTATGACATTGAGTGGAAATTGTCAAAATTCTCCTACATGCTTTACAGTATTCAATGCTAAATATGGAGCAAGCGCCACCACTCACAATTGTAATTGTCAAGATGCTGGTAAAAGCCACACTTGTTCATGCTGTATTAATTGTGATTATACAGATGGTAAAACTCCTTGTTAG